ACTTGATTATGAAACTGTGCGTATTACTCCAATTTAcaatttctctttttttttgtttttttttggggggggggggtcctcaGTTTTTGCTTTCTCATGAATGAAATTGATCATCTCATGTTTGGTTTCCTAAATGTATGGTACAAAACTACATTGCTTGGCACACACATTGATAATCTCTAGCAATTTTTGGCACGCACTGAAGATTGCAAAAATTGTCAACGTCCATGGAAAAACATTGGATTTTGTCCTTTCCTGTCCTTGCATAAGTGCATGCTTCTGAAGTTTTTCTGGCTGCCATTTTGTACCAGGAAATGTTGTTCTGATACTTTAACTACTTATGTTTCTACATTCCTGATGGTGCTTAGCATGTTAATTTTCGTGCTTCTATGCTCTCTCAAAAAGTGGAAATCAATATTAAAGCACGTTGAGAATCGGATATATCACACAATATTGCTTGGTTCCCGTAATTCAGTTTTTCAGAGAGCATAGGAGTGCAATTCTTTAACGTTTAGTGGAAACCAGATTCAATGTTAGCATTATGTTTTGTGGCTAACTAGAAAAATACAGCAGCTGAAGTATCATGTGCTTTTCTTTATCTTTTCTCAATCAAATTATATTATGCTTTTCAGGCCATGGGGAGAATACATGCCATTCTTTCAGATGGAACTATCGTCACAGATGTTGAGGTAGGACATTAATATTATGTCTTGAAGTTTTGTGGGATTGTCCTTTTCCAGAAGCAGCTTGCTGCCTGATAACTAGGATTGTAAAATGGAGATATTCTGCAGGTAATGAAAGGCATGAGTTGGACATGAAATTAATAAATGCGTAGATGTTTCACTACCACAGAACTTTAATACATCTGTTCCTCCTGTGGTTACTTAAACTCTCTGTGTTCTCTGTGTTGGTACGTAAATGCAAGCTTTTGTCCTTGTGTTGATGAGTTTGTACCATGTTAAAAGACCAAAATTTTTATCTTTTAGTGTTAAGAAAACTCAGGTACTAAAAATTTCTTGATCAAGTCCAATGCACTCTTACATGCAGAGATTATAGTCATTATTATTAGACTGTTACAATAATTGTGCTAACTGTAGCGAATCATGTGCTAAATAATTTTCCATTGAAGTTAATATGACCTTATCTTCAAGAATCAGTTTGACCCAATCTAGAAAAaatatttccaaattatagtgcCAACCCAACTAAGTATAAGTGTAATGCTAAACAAAATAAAAGGTTGTTCTTAGGGGCCTATGCAGAATTTAGCTATATTTTGTCTGAGCATCAGCACTGCTTTATGCTAATATTCGTTGTGTTGTAATTGCAGGCATTTAGAAGACTGTACGAGGAAGTAGGACTTGGATGGGTTTATGCTGTTACTAAGTATGAACCTGTAAGTTCACACTTACAGAGAGCAAAACATAGGATCATCTTGTTTCCTTCATTTCAGAGGGTTACCGTTGAGCTGCTTGCTTTTTATATTCCAGTAGCTGTCTTGTAGAACACTTTTTCCCCGAATGACATACATAAGTTTATCTTTGCACGACATTTGTACTTCTTTTATTCATCTTCTTCTGATACTCTGCAGGTAGCTACCATGGCAAATGCAGTATATGGTGTGTGGGCAAAATACCGTATGCCAATTACAGGTATTACTAGTAAGAATTTTACACATGGTTAACTTatgggggtgtttggatccaagtgctaatGCCTAaaagtgctaaagtttagcattaGCTCATCCAAATAGGAGTGCTAATGGGgtaggctaaactttagccaagaCTCAAAAACTTCAGAGAGGGCATGAGTGCTAAtaggtgctaaagtttagcactcaacTTTAGCCCATCCAAACAGGACAGTTCTTCCAGTTGTGGTAGTCTGATCAAAGACATGTTAATAAAACTTCACTGCAAATGAAGTGTACTGAACATTTTGCATTTTCTTGAACAAATCTGGTCATTTTTTTGTCCTACTATGGCAGGTCGACCTCCGCTAGAAGAGATTATGGCATCCCGAAAAGCTGCAGTAAGTTGGCCCTCTAGTCATGAGCTCGTTTCCTCTGCCAATCATGCTGGCTGTGTGAATGCACATATCAGCGGCTTCAGTTTGCTGACTTCTTTGTTCCTCCGCAGGGCGAATGTAAAGATGACAAAGTATGCAAGATGTGAGCCTGAAAATGTTGGTCTACCCTGCTGCATTGCTGACCTCTAGCTATGCTTAGATAGGCACATACACACATAGTCTGAACGCTAAATATAATCGCAGTGGTATGAAAAGAATCGAGAATAGCTTATACAACAGTTTGTTGAAGTAAATAATGATGCAACTGTACACTGTACCCGTTCGATGGTAAAGACATTGTAAATGCCATTTTATGGCGAAAAGTTCCATGGACTGTTCTCGTTTTTATCTTAAGCTCTGGTGACTGGTGAGGGACCGCACCGTGCCTCCTGATCATGGGAGTCGTCTACGATGCCTTTTGGACATTGTGCTCGTGGGTTTACCATGCAACAAGATTGCAGCGTCTTATAAATCACTGACAGCATAACAAGCGATTAGCCAATGTTTCACTCGGCCTGAATTGGCATCTTTCCAAAAGTAAGACATTTGATTATGTTGCATAATTGCATCTACACTGACTTTGGTAATGTATGGCACGGAGTAGAAAAAACTGTAGGACGACTATTTCCTAATTTTAAGGGGGGAAAGGAATATCATCAAAATTCCGTATACTATAATGCCTGAAAGCACAAGATACAGGTCTCGGCCTTTACTTTGTAAGTGACTTTTTGACACAATCCACAATACCTTCACAATCATTTTCGGGTATTACACACTCCGTATCAGCTTCTAAGCAGTTCTGTGTTGAGTGAGGAGAGCGAAGATTTCCATGCGTTTGACAGGCCTTCATTGTCTTGCAGTGTTCTGCCTCATCATCTCGTATATTAACAAATACATCATACAAGTTATCTGCAATGGAATATGGGAAATAATGAGCACTTACATAGTCTTATGGCAGCGAAATATATGGGTCAACCCAATATCATGTTAATTCTGTACAAATAATTCAAACCAGACGTCCCTAATCCAACGAGGAATCAAAACAGAGATTTTATGGACCCTAAATTATGTGTCTCACTAACAGGTGGTAACCAAGACTTTTACAATGAATTTGTGACCCCACTAGATGGAGCAGTGAAACTAATTTCACCATGTACAGCTAACATGGAACTCTTCCAACCTTCTGAAATGTAAAAAAAAAATACAAGGAAAAGACAGCTGGAGAGGGGGACAAATTGAGAATGACAAATTTACCTATTTTAGGCCTTCTAGAACATGGGACTCTTGCTGTCTGAAACTCATCTGAGAGGATGAAATGGTATAAGCAATTAGCACAGATATCAATAAATGATGCATGCATTAAGAAAGACAAGCCCATGAAAGGGCTTACCAAATAAATAAAGGTCCTCGTTCAGGTAGTAGTTTAGAGCTGCCTCTGGAGCTGGTAGTCTTTTCAACTCCTCTGTTGAAAGGAAACATATAGTTTACATCATCGAATTGGGACTGCAGGCAAAATGATTTAGCAGCTTTTCTAATTACAAGGTGGATCTGACATaggtctttcaaaaaaaaagagaagaggCTATTAAGACGTAAATTGGTTGAATAAGAGGAATTAATGGGTAGAAATGATTTTAGGGTAACTAGGTTGAAGGGTGATGGCTCAAAATCGAAACGATTTGGCCCTCACTGCCTCAGATGAACAAAAATACTATACCATGTGTCCATGTTCCACAACCAGATCATATAAAAAGCTCACTTTCCTCTTAATGAAAAACATGCTCCGGCACGGTcatgaaaaaaaatataaaaagcTCACTAAAACAGTATTACCTTCATGGAGCTTAAGAAACTTGTCATAAGTTGAATACGCATGCCTCTCCACACATTCAGAAAAATGATCTGTATTTTGATTCATGGGTACAGGAGTTATCATCTGAAATGAATATGGTAATAGGAAACAGGCTTTTATTTCATAATTGGTAGGTAAGAGTTCTTACATGCCATTCTTGGGCTCAGCATGTACATCCCAACAGTCATGAAGTAGTAAAAAAATGCCATGAACCGAGCAAGGAAACGATCAATCCATAAAGCGTTGCCACCCAATTCCTAATACGAGCCAAGGGCTGAATGATAATTAGGATGAACTCATTTATAGAAAGAACCTGATAATTAATATGGAAAACAGAATACGCAAACAAACAGAATAAAAGGAAGGCACAGTAGAACTTTCACACAACACCAAAAGGAAGCTGTTACTCGCATGAAATTTACTAGTGGAAAGGAAAGTTGGAGACATACTTCCATGATTAAGAGGTGATGGAACTCATTCCAGCTTTCAGCAAAGTGAACCTTTATATAATCAGCTCTCCTCCACCAGCCAAAGGTTTCATACATGTGAAGCACCGATATAAAGGCTGTTCACAATCAAGCAGACTTAAAACAAGCACTGCAATGATGCAGTAAAAATCAACGCCGCGAAACTTATAGGGACCTTCAGGCCATTGCAAGCATACAAAACGGAGCCCTCACCAAAATACGGCACCCTAGCAATCGTCTCCAGCACAAAAAATCTGGCGTAGTTCCGGTCACGGTAAACACCATCAAGTACCATGATCACCGACTCCTGCAGAACGAAGAGCATGTAAAACCATCTGAGATTTATGGATATACAACATCGGAACCAGGATCGCAGGATTTTGAGAGAGAAAAAATGAGCTGAATTATGCTGGAAATCTTGTGCTATTTGTATTACCGTGAGGAAAATGTTGACCGACTGCTCGAGCTTGACCACCCAGCTCTCGTCCGAGGGAACCATCGGGTCGTCCGCTCCTCCGTCCAGCGGCGCGGCCTCCCTCGCGGGGAAGGACTCCTCGACGGGCGCCTCCGTCTGCTGCTTCTCCCGCTGCGTCTTTATCACCTCCGCGCGAAACCTCCTCCTGCACAAGCCCGGGGGGCCGCAGCACATGAACACTAGCACGAGGAAGGAGGATCGAATCAGATCGCGACAGGGTCGGCGCGGTTACCACGTGGCGACGGGGCCGAGGCGCGGGGctgcgccggcgcggcgggcgcggagcgGGAGGAAGCCGGGAgcgggccgcggcggcgagcgggcgggGCCGGGCTTGGCGGACAGCGCCGCCGGGAGGGGCGAGGCGGAGGCTACCGCCATGCTGGCGCGCGCCCGCGAGTCCGTGTGGGTTTTGAGAGGTTTGGgggagtggaaatgggatgtGAGCCGTGCGGCGCGGGAGGGCGGGACGGCACGCCACGGCAGCGAGCGGCGCGGAAGTGCACGAAGCggaaggggagggagggagacggGGAGAGGCCGGGCTGGGTGGGTATATTCGCGGTGCCGGCCGCTGTTTCCCGTGCTTTGTCGCGACTTTTCCCAGCGCGACGCGCACGGCGGATGGAACCGGGCTGTTTGCTGGCTGGGCGGCAGGCGGCTCCCGAGCTCTCCGGCTTCGGAGGAGGCGCGATGCGGTGGCTGCGGGGGACGGGGAAGAACTGCAGGATTGATGGGGCGGTGCCGACTGCCTGGTCGTCACTGGTTCGCTAGTGGCGAGTTCGTGCCATGGCGCGATGCGCTCCGTTCCTTTTTTCTGCTACTACTAGTGCGGCCCGTGTTTCTCGCTGTAAGATTGGCCTTCCAGCGCGGAAATTATTGTGGGCGGAAATTACTTGTGCTACTACCCACACGGCAGCAGTGTTATTGTGGGCGGTGCAGATCAGATTCAGTGGAGTcaatctcaaaaaaaaaaagatccaGTGGAGTCAAATGGTCGAGGGCACAAATGCCAGCGCGAAGCACGGGAGGCACGAGCGGCATGACCATCCCCGGATAGCACAGTCCGGAACGTTCTGGTGCACAGGCAGCACCGCGCCACCGCAGCACAGATCTAAAATAAAAAGATAAGGCCATATGATACACGATCCGTAAAGTCAGAAACATCTGGTTCCACAAGGCTGTCTCAATTCTCAAAATAGCATGCCAGAAAGGAAGTATAACTAGTACGAGCAAACGGAACACCACTAGCCGCAGTAGACAGGTTCCCTGTCTATCATCAATCAATTACTTTTCTCGGCGTCACAACTGCATCCGCTAAATGCGTGCATTATGACCTTAATGCCTACAAAAATGAACCACCATTGGGCTGGCTACCTCATAGGGTCTGTTCTAAAGCATATGGACTACGGATTAGCAACTTCACATCATAGTCCATCTATGTATATATAAATCATGCACTGCCCGCTGCTGGCTGAGCAGTATTGCTAAGACTCGCAGATACCCCGCTGCTTGGGGGGGCATCAGTGCCTTGAGCCAACGATCGATGAGCGTCCTCGCTCTTGTTCCTGGACGCTCTTCTGAGCCTGTTTCTGAGTCTATTGAATGGCCGCCAGTGCCATCTATTGTGCGACTTCATGTGACCCATCAGCTGTTGTTGCTCTCTTCGGAAGGCCCGTCGAGCATACCAAGCTCCACCACGCCACCCTAGCGTATACCTGACATTTTCAGCAATAACATATTTAGGCCAATGCAAAGCTGCAAAAAGACAGACAGTGTGGGCTTGATTTGTTACTCCCATAACATTGTCATCAGGTTGGAACTATGAAAGATTCCCCCAGGACCATTACATGAATAAAGTTGAACAACTTAAATTGCAAGATGCTATGGTAGAAATTTAAGCTGGGAACAGGTTCCGTAATCCATATCAAGTGCGTATATGTGCAGCACTAATTCATCAGACCCGTGAGTTTCAAGTTTAGACTATGACTATATACATGACAACATCACAGCAAAAATAAGACCTTTAAGTACAACCTGGTGAGACCCAGTGGTGCCATAGTTGAAAATAATTGTTCAGTGTGTACAGTACAGTGTAGTTGAAAATAATTGGCAATGTGTACACTGTATGACATATTTATAACACCTGGTCTTGCTCTGAAGTTCAAAACTCAAAAGCAACCAAAAGCTAGCATACTCCTTTACCATATACATCAATGAATCAAGTACCAATTTTGATACCTTATGATCAGTGGGGACTCCACCCATGTATCAAGTACAGGACATATGGATAAAAGTTGATTGAGCCTTAAAGCATTTATAACCTTATGTAGAAAGTGACATGCCAGGTCGTAGAATAAATTACACAAACTCAAAGGAAAAGAGGCAAAGTTAAATATCAACAGCAAGAACATACCCAACCACCATTGTGGTCATCGCTGTGGCTACACAGGCTGGCGTGCTAATATTGCTGGAAGTGACAATCTTTTTTATCTCTTCATGTTCATCTTTGTGATTAATCTTCAACTGGTAACAGATAGAGAAATGGTAGAATATAAATATAATTGAACTACAATACTCAAAATTTCTGGAAGTCAATAGGCAAAAATAAAGTACAAGTGAGGCAAGGTAGCGCAAGATAAAGACCTAAAGCAccatttttttcccttttcctggGGTCAGGAGTGTATGGTTAATGTAATCACCAGCAACATCAGAATGCACTATAAAGTGAAAATTATCAACAAAACGAAATATATAGAGATGTAGTGAAGAGCAATACAGCATGTTATCCTTATTATTAACAGCATAGAAAGGTATGTTGCGCTGGATTACTAGGTGTGCCTTAAGGTGGTATTGTAATCTGTGGTGGACTGGTGGTTTCCCTTCTGAGACGTTGTTTTACTCTTCCTTTTTAATATGGGAAATTTTCCTGTAAGACACTAGTAAATTGTGCTGTGTTAAAAAGTTTCTTGTAAAAGAATTGTCCTACACTCCtacagaaaaggaaaaaaattaaCAGTACACTACAGCCATATCACGCAATATAGTGTCTCAAGACAAATTTTCCTTTTTAATATAATAGTTCTCCAGCATGTTCGTTACATAAAAGTGTTGCGGTGGAATAAGAAAACAGCACCAAAGTACATGTGTTCAATCTCCTATGTTCTGATATTTACACCTACTGCTTTCAGCTTCCCAAAATTTAGGCAAAGAGAGGTGAGTATCATAATCAAAGTTGTTTCTTCTGAGTGGGTGCGTTTGTGTTGAGTTTCTGTTACTCTTCCTTTTGAAAGTGTGTTTCTGGACTGGTGCTCTCTCTTTAATACAAAGATACACAGCTCTCCTACATGCTCAAAAGAAAAAAGGATTTCAGCTAAATAGCTTACAGAAGATTCAATTGACTCAAGCCTCCTGTCAATCCTTGCTTGCTGCACATGTCGGAGTGAATAACCTGTAGTGAGAAAATTCACATTATAAATCAGAATATTATGAATCCATTTGATAAAGATATAAAAGAAGCATAGGAAGCCATGTGATACATTACAAATGATTCAGCAAAAATGGGCATTAGTTGCATTATCCTTTGTTAAATCCTTAATCCAGTACATGAAAGAGAAACTCTTAGTTAAATATACACAAGTGACGCAACTTCAAATTTATCAATATATGTTTGAATTGATCAACACTGAGTAACCAGAGGGTGGAAAGCAGATCTAATCACAGTTTAGAACAAATTTATCAATGTATGTTTGAATCGATCAACATCGAGTAACCAGAGGGTGGAAAGCAGACATAATCACAGTTTAGAACCTCCTCATGTTCATTAATTTTGGGTCAGGTCGGATGCTAGTGGGGCCTCCTATTTCCAAGATTTATTCAATAAAAAGATAAATATCATACATACCTAATTCTGATTTTGATCAACAATTATCATACAATTAAACTGGGGAATTGGCAAAGAATCTAACAGCAAAGGCTGATTGTATTTTCCCAAGCCTAACCTATATAGTCCTAGGAAAAATGGGAGACAAATTGATTCAAAGTTTCCCAACTCAACCTCGCTGAAGAATGCCAGAAACAATTGCTTGATAACAGTTCTGAGATAGAAGTACCCTGATCCCTCCCAAAGCTGTGGCCGCATATAAGCTGCACGATTTCAGCACTCCCTCTTATAACTACAGGTAAAGTGACTGCAGCCTGATGAATCAAGCTGAACCACGAGCCACTAGATTTTCACGCATAACCCACCGAACAAATGACCAATACTGGAAAACCTAAAGCAACCGCTGAACTGCCAGAGTATGAAGCtgcaggaaggaaggaaggagcgTACCGGCCCACGCCGTGAGAATGGACGCGACGGAGGTGCCGACGGTGAAGACGATGCGGTGGCTCTCGAAC
The sequence above is drawn from the Panicum hallii strain FIL2 chromosome 7, PHallii_v3.1, whole genome shotgun sequence genome and encodes:
- the LOC112900226 gene encoding ubiquinol oxidase 4, chloroplastic/chromoplastic, translated to MAVASASPLPAALSAKPGPARSPPRPAPGFLPLRARRAGAAPRLGPVATWRRFRAEVIKTQREKQQTEAPVEESFPAREAAPLDGGADDPMVPSDESWVVKLEQSVNIFLTESVIMVLDGVYRDRNYARFFVLETIARVPYFAFISVLHMYETFGWWRRADYIKVHFAESWNEFHHLLIMEELGGNALWIDRFLARFMAFFYYFMTVGMYMLSPRMAYHFSECVERHAYSTYDKFLKLHEEELKRLPAPEAALNYYLNEDLYLFDEFQTARVPCSRRPKIDNLYDVFVNIRDDEAEHCKTMKACQTHGNLRSPHSTQNCLEADTECVIPENDCEGIVDCVKKSLTK
- the LOC112901684 gene encoding uncharacterized protein LOC112901684, encoding MVVRRLGGAGRALLTLPNIRRRASNSWAAVRDTFFSTKEVFESHRIVFTVGTSVASILTAWAGYSLRHVQQARIDRRLESIESSLKINHKDEHEEIKKIVTSSNISTPACVATAMTTMVVGYTLGWRGGAWYARRAFRREQQQLMGHMKSHNRWHWRPFNRLRNRLRRASRNKSEDAHRSLAQGTDAPPSSGVSASLSNTAQPAAGSA